AAGGTGACCTCCTGCACGGTGACGCGGCCGAATGTCGACCAGTCGGCTTCGGAGACGACGAAGCGGCCGTCGCGCGGCTTGACCCGCTCGGCGCCGCCGGCCGGAGCCGCGGCCTCGCCGCCGAACCCGAACAGGCGCGCGATGGAGCCGAGATCGAAGGCGCCCGCCGCCGGCACGCCGATCGGAGCCAGAAGGGCAAGCGCCGCGGCAAGGGCCATACCGCCGACGCGCAGGATCACGCGGCGGTCACCGCGACCAGGTGTAGAAGTCTGCGTCGGATCCATGACGGCGCCTGCATTCACGACAGCTCACCGGCATCGGCGGCGGCGCGACAATAAGCATGCCACCTGACAGTTCGATTGCAAATCCGCCGGCTCAGTAACGGGCGTGAATGCGCAGGCCGAAAACATGGACGGGGCCGGCGCGGTCGCGGTTGTAGCCGGGATTGTGGACGAGCTGATAGTTCGCCGCGACGAACAGGTTCTCGCGGTAGACCGGCAGCTCGTAATAGGCCTCCATCAGCCGCTCCGAGCCGTAGCGCAGGGCGCCGTCGCCGATGATGATGCCGGTGCCGCCTGCCGCCAGGAAATCACGGTGGTAGCGGGAAAGATCGTTCTGCGCGACCGCAATGCCGGCGGAATGGCCGGGCCGGCCCCACAACTCGCCCTTGAAGCTGAGGCCGAAGGCGATCGACCGGTCGATCTGGGTGAAGGCGAAGGTCTCGGTCCGGCCGTCGCTCCAACTCGCCCGGAAGAAGGCCCCGACATTGTCGGCGATCTCCTGGTCGATCAGCACGCCGTAGCCCCACTTGCGATTGCCATAGCGGCGCGTGGTGGCCATCGCGTCGTCGACGGCAAGGCCGCCGGCGCCGAGCGCGAGAGCCTGCTGATAGCTGCCCATCGCCCCAAGCGAATAGAAGGCGAAGGGCTTGACCGTCCCGGGCCGGCCGAACCAGCGGTGCTGATAGGCGAGTTCGAGAATGTGGTTGACGTTGTTGGGGCGGAGCGGCAGCTCGCCGCCGTTCGGCTGCGAGGGCAGGAGCAGCGCGCCGTAGCGGATGACGAAGGCAGGATCCGGCACGATCTCGATCGCCAGCCCTTGCGTATAGCCGCGCACGTCGGCGGCGACGTCCCAGGCGCCCGGTCCCCAGAGCGACCAGTTCCAGAACTGGCGGCGCGCGTCGCCGGCATAGGCGCTCGTCTGGAAGATGTCGAGCGAGGCGAACTTGCCGGCGGTGACGACGATGCGCCGGGTCGGCACGAAGCCGGCAAGCTGGTTGAAGTCGCCCGGCCGCCATTCCGTCTCCGGACCGAGCGCGATGGTCTGGCGCAGGAACAGGCGCGCAATGGAGAGCACGCCGACACGGTTGCCCGCCTTCTGGGCGTCGCCGTTGGTGAAGCCGGCGATGCCGAGCGTTTCACCGATCCCGAAACCCTGGAAATATTCGGGATTGAAATAGAGTTCGCCGCCGGCCCAGGGCAGGCGCATGCCGAGATAGGCGGTGATGCTGGTCGACTGGCGGACCTGGCCGCCGGGCGGCAGGCTGTTCGGCCCGGTATAGGCGGCCCGAAAGCTCGGATAACCCTGGATGAACTCGGTCAGCTGGGCATTGAGCCTGACATTTTCCGGGACCCGCTCGCCCTCCGGCGTCGCCCAGCCCTGGCCGCGGGCGGGAACCGCCAAAAGCGACAGCAGCGGCAGCAGCGCCACTGCGCCGATCGTCCGGCGGACCATGCGCCGCGGTCGGACGGCCGGCGCCGCTGACGCGCTGCGATATCCGTTTGCCACACCCGCCTCCGCCCAACGCAACTGCAAATCATTTGCATGAGCGTGACGGAGGTCCCCCCCAAGGTCAAATGTTTTCTCGGCTCAGGACAGTGAAAAGCCGGCGGCGGCCAGCGCCGCCGGGAAGGCCGGCCCGGCCAGATAGGCATATTCGGCCGCGCGCGGCGCGTGGACCGGATCGACCCGTTTCAGCGCTTCGTCGACATGGCCGGGATGGACCATGACGAGCCCGCCGTCGGGCAGCCCGGAGAGGAACCGCGGGAACAGTTCGGCGAAGGCAGCGGCGCGCTCGAACTCATAGGCGCCGGAAAAACCCGGATTGGTGGCAAAGCCCAGCACACGGGCATCGGCGACGAGCCCGCCCGACAGGGCCGAGATGATGCGCCCCTTCAGCCCCTCCCCCGCGCCGCGGCACTGGCGCAGCCAGGCGTGCGGCGCATGCCGGCGCGCGGCATCGAGCACCAGCGGACGGATGACGGGCAGGAGGTGGACGTGCTGATGGCCGTCGATGAAATCCGGCGGCCGGCCGAACACGCCCTGGAAAGCCGCGAACTGCGCTTCGATCTCGGCGGCGAGGCGCCGTGTGTCGACGGCGCGCAGGAAGCAGCGCAGCATCAGCGGGCCGAGGTCGAAATAGCGCGGCAGGCCGGGGGCGGTGAGCGGCGTCAGCCCGCTGGTCAGCGTGACGTGCAGGCCGATCTGGAAGCCATCGAGGCCAAGCGCCGACAGCCGCGCCGCCTCGGCGGCGAGGTCGGGCCCCGAGGTCATCACCGACGTCGCATTGAGCCGGCCGGCCGAGGCGAGCTCCCGGATCGCCGCCGATACGCCCGGGCTCAGGGCATAATCGTCGGCGCAGACGATCAGCCGCTTCATTGTTCCGATTGCTGCGCCGAAGGCGTGGCCGGCTGGTCGGCCGCGGGGCTGTCGACCGCCCGTTTCAGCAGGTGATCGCCGATCAGATAGACCGGGCGGCCCTTCAGCTCCGACAGGATCTTGCCGACATATTCGCCGAGCACGCCGATCATCAGCAACTGCACGCCGCCGATGAACATCATGCCGACGAAGAGCGAGGGATAGCCGGGCACGCTCTCGGCGAGCAGCAGCGTCTCGACCATGATGACCAGGCCGTAGACGAGCGCCACGGTCGCCAGGACCGCGCCCAGCAGGCTCGCCAGGCGCAGCGGCACGATCGAGAACGA
This window of the bacterium YEK0313 genome carries:
- a CDS encoding Carbohydrate-selective porin, OprB family; the protein is MANGYRSASAAPAVRPRRMVRRTIGAVALLPLLSLLAVPARGQGWATPEGERVPENVRLNAQLTEFIQGYPSFRAAYTGPNSLPPGGQVRQSTSITAYLGMRLPWAGGELYFNPEYFQGFGIGETLGIAGFTNGDAQKAGNRVGVLSIARLFLRQTIALGPETEWRPGDFNQLAGFVPTRRIVVTAGKFASLDIFQTSAYAGDARRQFWNWSLWGPGAWDVAADVRGYTQGLAIEIVPDPAFVIRYGALLLPSQPNGGELPLRPNNVNHILELAYQHRWFGRPGTVKPFAFYSLGAMGSYQQALALGAGGLAVDDAMATTRRYGNRKWGYGVLIDQEIADNVGAFFRASWSDGRTETFAFTQIDRSIAFGLSFKGELWGRPGHSAGIAVAQNDLSRYHRDFLAAGGTGIIIGDGALRYGSERLMEAYYELPVYRENLFVAANYQLVHNPGYNRDRAGPVHVFGLRIHARY